From a single Arthrobacter sp. SLBN-112 genomic region:
- the paaA gene encoding 1,2-phenylacetyl-CoA epoxidase subunit PaaA, whose amino-acid sequence MAAQNLQSVPAELTPEEEAAGQAHFDRIIAEDSRIEPRDWMPAAYRKTLLRQVSQHAHSEIIGMQPEANWISRAPSLKRKAILMAKVQDEAGHGLYLYSAAETLGQSRDKMMNDLIAGKARYSSIFNYPALTWADMGAIGWLVDGAAICNQVPLCRASYGPYGRAMVRICKEESFHQRQGFEILLELSNGTPEQKQMAQDAVNRWYAPALMMFGPPDDDSPNSKQSMAWNIKRFSNDELRSRFVGMMVEQVRVLGLTLPDDQVRFNEDTKKWEHGPLDWHEFQEVLAGRGPCNAQRLERRREAHDDGAWVREAAAAYAAKQAAKESMTTKEYAA is encoded by the coding sequence ATGGCAGCGCAGAACCTGCAGTCAGTGCCCGCTGAGCTAACCCCGGAAGAAGAAGCCGCAGGCCAGGCCCACTTCGACCGCATCATCGCCGAGGACTCGCGCATCGAGCCCCGCGACTGGATGCCCGCGGCCTACCGCAAGACCCTCCTGCGCCAGGTTTCCCAGCACGCGCACTCCGAGATCATCGGCATGCAGCCGGAAGCCAACTGGATCTCCCGCGCCCCCAGCCTCAAGCGCAAGGCCATCCTCATGGCCAAGGTCCAGGACGAGGCCGGCCACGGCCTCTACCTCTACTCCGCCGCCGAGACCCTCGGACAGTCCAGGGACAAGATGATGAACGACCTTATCGCCGGCAAGGCCCGCTACTCGTCCATCTTCAACTACCCGGCACTGACCTGGGCGGACATGGGTGCCATCGGCTGGCTGGTGGACGGCGCAGCCATCTGCAACCAGGTCCCGCTGTGCCGCGCATCGTACGGTCCCTACGGCCGCGCCATGGTCCGCATCTGCAAGGAAGAGTCCTTCCACCAGCGCCAGGGCTTCGAGATCCTGCTGGAACTTTCCAATGGCACCCCCGAGCAGAAGCAGATGGCCCAGGACGCCGTGAACCGCTGGTACGCCCCGGCCCTGATGATGTTCGGCCCGCCGGACGATGATTCGCCCAACTCCAAGCAGTCCATGGCCTGGAACATCAAGCGGTTCAGCAATGACGAGCTCCGCAGCCGCTTCGTGGGCATGATGGTGGAGCAGGTCCGGGTCCTGGGCCTCACCCTCCCGGATGACCAGGTCCGCTTCAACGAGGACACCAAAAAGTGGGAGCACGGCCCCCTTGACTGGCACGAGTTCCAGGAAGTCCTGGCCGGCCGCGGTCCCTGCAACGCCCAGCGCCTTGAGCGGCGGAGGGAAGCGCACGACGACGGCGCCTGGGTCCGCGAGGCAGCGGCGGCTTACGCAGCAAAACAGGCAGCAAAAGAGTCAATGACGACGAAGGAATACGCAGCATGA
- the paaB gene encoding 1,2-phenylacetyl-CoA epoxidase subunit PaaB codes for MSPHGNPDAPASAATEINREAPKASPAPQEHHDRSAWGLWEVFVRSSRGLSHVHAGSLHAPDAAMALRNARDLYTRRNEGVSIWVVPADAIAASDPDSKGSFFESPQGKDYRHATYYTKSEGVKHL; via the coding sequence ATGAGCCCGCACGGCAACCCGGACGCCCCCGCAAGCGCCGCCACCGAAATCAACCGCGAAGCCCCCAAGGCATCCCCTGCTCCGCAGGAACACCATGACCGGAGCGCTTGGGGCCTGTGGGAGGTGTTCGTCCGCTCCAGCCGCGGCCTGAGCCACGTCCACGCCGGATCCCTGCACGCCCCGGACGCAGCCATGGCCCTCCGGAACGCACGGGACTTGTACACCCGCCGCAACGAGGGCGTCTCCATCTGGGTGGTCCCGGCCGACGCCATCGCCGCCAGCGATCCCGACTCCAAGGGCTCCTTCTTCGAGTCCCCGCAGGGCAAGGACTACCGGCACGCCACGTACTACACCAAGAGCGAAGGGGTAAAGCACCTGTGA
- a CDS encoding alcohol dehydrogenase catalytic domain-containing protein has protein sequence MKALVWHGEGDIRLDTVDDPAILDPNDAIVRITRSAICGTDLHFIRGTMSGMKEGTILGHEAVGEVTAAGKAVRRFAPGDRVIVSSTMSCGVCWQCRAGHTAQCDTANPNGPQAGTCFFGGPETTGPINGLQAEYARIPWASNTLTSLPDNVSDEQAILLSDIFPTAWFGAQLAGIQRGDTVAVYGAGIVGQLAIASAFRQGASRVFAIDGIETRLVQALDQNADVINFNAEDPVEALKEATLGIGVDAVIDAVGVDALRPWAGPAAAKGEEQAEQFAREVAEVAPATNVQGENWVPGNAPSQVSQWSVETVRKYGRIGIIGVYSPAMMTYPIGQAMNKNLTIRMGNCDHRSVTPPLVDLVASGVFDPTKFITQHEPISDVVDAYLNFDRREEGWLKTVLTTA, from the coding sequence ATGAAAGCTCTCGTATGGCACGGTGAAGGCGATATCCGCCTGGACACCGTTGATGACCCGGCAATCCTGGACCCGAACGACGCGATTGTCCGCATCACGCGCAGTGCGATCTGCGGCACGGACCTCCACTTCATCCGCGGCACCATGTCCGGGATGAAGGAAGGCACCATTCTGGGCCACGAGGCCGTGGGCGAAGTGACTGCCGCGGGCAAGGCCGTACGCCGGTTCGCCCCCGGGGACCGCGTGATCGTGTCCTCCACGATGTCCTGCGGGGTGTGCTGGCAGTGCCGGGCCGGGCATACCGCGCAGTGCGACACCGCCAACCCGAACGGGCCGCAGGCGGGGACCTGCTTCTTCGGCGGCCCCGAAACCACCGGCCCCATCAACGGGCTGCAGGCCGAGTACGCCCGCATCCCGTGGGCATCGAACACCCTGACGTCCCTGCCGGACAACGTCAGCGACGAACAGGCCATCCTGCTTTCGGACATCTTCCCCACCGCGTGGTTCGGCGCGCAGCTGGCCGGCATCCAGCGAGGCGACACGGTGGCCGTATACGGAGCGGGCATCGTGGGGCAGCTGGCCATCGCGTCGGCATTCCGGCAGGGCGCGTCCCGGGTGTTCGCGATCGACGGCATCGAAACGCGTCTGGTGCAGGCGCTGGACCAGAACGCGGACGTGATCAACTTCAACGCCGAGGACCCGGTGGAGGCGCTGAAGGAGGCCACACTGGGGATTGGCGTGGACGCCGTGATTGACGCCGTTGGCGTGGATGCGCTGCGGCCCTGGGCCGGGCCTGCGGCGGCAAAGGGCGAGGAGCAGGCGGAACAGTTCGCCCGGGAGGTGGCCGAAGTGGCCCCCGCAACGAACGTCCAGGGCGAGAACTGGGTGCCGGGCAACGCCCCCTCCCAGGTTTCCCAGTGGAGCGTGGAGACGGTGCGGAAGTACGGCCGGATCGGGATTATTGGGGTGTACAGCCCGGCCATGATGACCTACCCGATCGGCCAGGCGATGAACAAGAACCTGACCATCCGGATGGGCAACTGCGACCACCGCTCCGTCACGCCGCCGCTGGTGGACCTCGTGGCTTCCGGTGTGTTCGACCCCACCAAATTCATCACCCAGCACGAGCCGATCAGCGACGTGGTGGACGCCTACCTGAACTTCGACCGGCGCGAGGAAGGCTGGCTGAAGACCGTGCTGACCACGGCTTAA
- a CDS encoding alpha/beta fold hydrolase has protein sequence MPDQRSPGPLRRAWRRRAACCVNGAGVDHREIEAAIEAVVPGTGYRRIYPDLPGMGRSTAEGLTSNNDVVALLSEFIDHLGTGPVMLVGHSYGAYLARGVAAQRPEGVLGLALLCPVAERSGSVPGHEVVDQDAGAYDALEPAQRAGFEDYFVVRTRATARRYRDCVAPGAELVDEAALGRIFAGWTVDVGPAVFPAPTLIVAGRRDSVVGYADAAQLLECYPHAALAVIEDAGHALMHERPELLAALFADWLDRARPEEGGAGPHA, from the coding sequence GTGCCGGATCAACGAAGTCCTGGTCCATTACGTCGAGCATGGCGCCGGCGTGCCGCTTGTTGCGTTAATGGCGCGGGTGTTGATCACCGCGAGATCGAGGCGGCAATTGAGGCCGTCGTTCCCGGCACGGGATACCGGCGGATCTATCCTGATCTGCCGGGGATGGGCCGATCGACGGCAGAGGGCCTCACCTCCAACAATGATGTGGTGGCGCTGCTCAGTGAATTCATCGACCACCTGGGCACGGGACCGGTGATGCTGGTCGGGCACTCCTATGGCGCCTACCTGGCTCGGGGAGTGGCCGCACAGCGGCCGGAAGGCGTGCTCGGCCTGGCGTTGTTGTGTCCCGTCGCGGAGCGGTCCGGAAGCGTGCCGGGCCACGAGGTGGTTGACCAGGACGCCGGCGCGTACGACGCACTCGAACCTGCGCAGCGGGCGGGGTTCGAGGACTATTTTGTCGTGCGCACACGGGCCACGGCTCGCCGGTACCGCGACTGCGTTGCGCCCGGTGCGGAGCTTGTGGACGAGGCCGCGCTGGGACGGATCTTCGCCGGGTGGACGGTCGACGTCGGGCCGGCCGTGTTCCCTGCGCCCACCTTGATCGTGGCAGGGCGACGCGATTCGGTCGTCGGATATGCCGACGCAGCCCAATTGCTCGAGTGCTACCCGCACGCCGCCCTGGCTGTCATTGAGGACGCCGGCCATGCGCTCATGCACGAGCGGCCCGAGCTGCTCGCCGCGTTGTTCGCCGACTGGCTCGATCGGGCCCGGCCAGAAGAAGGCGGGGCAGGCCCGCACGCTTGA